From a single Ornithodoros turicata isolate Travis chromosome 8, ASM3712646v1, whole genome shotgun sequence genomic region:
- the LOC135367060 gene encoding LOW QUALITY PROTEIN: GTP-binding protein 10-like (The sequence of the model RefSeq protein was modified relative to this genomic sequence to represent the inferred CDS: inserted 2 bases in 1 codon) — MLMAVSCTFSIKVRAFKGILDKLRLYVKSGSGGTGLPRYGGIGGNGGSVYVEARDQMELKDVLAKFPDRRVVAGNGGNSKSHQILGCTGKDVTVHVPVGVAVYNGQGHLIGDLIRPGDNVLALGGGCGGNPATQFHGQKGLADHIVLHFKLIADAGFVGFPNAGKSTLLRALSRATPKVANYPCKCFLVFFLLYXLCLQNKLEISVTTIRPNIGTMEYGDYRQISLADLPGLIEGAHRNYGLGHSFLKHVERTRMLLFVVDVNGFCLNESMTHRSAFETVMSLTRELELYKESLLEKPAILAINKMDTEGAKEKFRELCKSLEKGDVSALDESIRPTRQIDFDDIVPIIARDAKNTALLKQKIRSFLEIHEAESSGDVGVKLAKSSQSTFLI, encoded by the exons ATGCTCATGGCAGTTTCCTGCACATTCAGTATAAAG GTTAGGGCCTTCAAAGGCATTTTGGACAAACTTCGACTCTACGTTAAGAGCGGCAGCGGCGGAACAGGACTACCCCGATATGGCGGCATTGGAGGCAACGGTGGTAGCGTATACGTCGAAGCCAGGGACCAAATGGAACTGAAGGATGTCTTGGCAAAGTTTCCTGACAGAAGAGTAGTAGCGGGAAACGGGGGAAATAGCAA GTCACACCAAATCCTGGGTTGCACAGGCAAAGACGTCACCGTACATGTCCCAGTTGGCGTTGCCGTCTACAATGGACAAGGGCATCTGATAG GTGATCTAATCAGACCTGGAGACAACGTTCTTGCTTTGGGAGGAGGCTGTGGTGGGAATCCTGCCACCCAGTTCCACGGGCAGAAAGGACTGGCTGACCACATTGTACTGCATTTTAAACTTATCGCCGATGCTGGTTTTGTTGG GTTTCCAAACGCTGGGAAGTCCACGCTCCTAAGGGCGCTGTCTAGAGCGACGCCAAAAGTGGCGAATTATCCGTGTAAGtgttttttagttttttttctaCTTTA TTTATGCTTACAGAACAAACTGGAAATTTCAGTCACGACTATTCGTCCAAACATTGGTACCATGGAGTATGGTGACTACCGACAG ATATCACTTGCTGACTTGCCAGGGCTGATCGAAGGAGCACATCGAAACTACGGACTCGGTCACAGCTTTTTAAAGCATGTGGAGAGGACGCGTATGCTTCTGTTTGTGGTCGATGTGAACGGTTTTTGTCTGAACGAGAGCATGACACATAGAAGTGCTTTCGAAACAGTCATGTCGCTCACGCGG gagCTGGAGCTCTACAAGGAGTCTCTGCTTGAAAAGCCTGCAATCCTTGCTATAAATAAAATGGACACCGAAGGAGCGAAGGAGAAATTTCGCGAGCTCTGCAAGAGTTTGGAAAAAGGAGATG TATCTGCTTTGGACGAAAGCATACGGCCCACTAGACAGATCGACTTTGACGACATCGTACCCATCATAGCACGAGATGCAAAAAACACTGCATTGTTGAAGCAGAAAATCAGATCGTTCCTCGAAATTCATGAAGCAGAATCAAGTGGAGACGTGGGAGTGAAACTTGCAAAGTCATCTCAGTCAACTTTCTTAATATAA